The Trichoplusia ni isolate ovarian cell line Hi5 chromosome 20, tn1, whole genome shotgun sequence genome includes the window TGACATCATAATGTAGgtaattacaatacaatactgtgaacagtttttaaaatttgaaccGTTTCGGCCATTTTGCGTGAAACAACGCATTTATGTCAGCTGTCAGCATTTTTGACtcgtcaataataataataattattatcacgATATTTATGAAGTTTTCTAAGAAACCGGGACAGAAAACTTATGGCATTGGAATGTATATATGAAAGCTGACCCTGGGAACTTGGTTCCGCCTAACTTAACTACCTAATTCGCCGTATTATAGCAATGGCGTTTCCGCAAGATCGGCATCCCCTTGTGTACACTACCTGCTCTCCTGAAACCACCCTCATGACTGCTGACACCTTCTCCCTTGGTATCGCCTCAAATAGCTTAGCACTTCTACCTGCTTTCCTGTTACCAACCTGAGGAATAAAGAAGTGCTTGACCAATTTTGTGcaaatttcaaataaactgACTACTAGGTCTGAACAAAACCTAAACATTTGTGACCCTGTTCTTGAACTATCAAATTATACCGATCAGCAGAACGGCATCTTATTTCAAGCTATCGTACAAAACGAAAATCATCCAATCTATGAAACTATGCCAACTATGTACagttaactaattttaatttgaagtctATTGAGCCTAATTATGCCTAGTGCCTAGTGTCAGGGTACTGCGTACAACTTGATCTCTGCTCGACAAAATTCGATTGTACAGGGCCCATTGTCTTCCTCGGAATAAACAAGGAGCTTTCAAATAGACTCCAAATAAATGCGCCAAATTTTAAGTAGGTCACTTGctaaaataacagtattttatgttacattaaAGCTTATTGCTGTGATTGATTTTCTTTGTTCCAGATTTGATACAAAACAAGCTAAAAGCAAGATTCGAAACAAAAAGCAtaacttataaaatttacataaaaatgatataaacaactgtattattatagtattataaGATTGAActaatatatttgatataaaattttttgtaagtgtaaaTATGCAGATATTAAAGGCTTTTACACTGAAAGCGTCCACGTCACAGTTTCAAGCATGGAGTAACGCCAAAGGACGTACTGTCAGTACGTGTAGTGCTGGTGGTAATGTAAGTTAAATTTGCGAATTAATATTTGTGCTCCACTCTACACACAATCCTAACATCCTATTGAAATCGCAAGCAGTCACTTTTCTATTCAATCGAGGCCGACAAATACCTGTCGAAGAAGTGAAGTTTCAGTTTGTAAGCAAGATGCTGCCCTGTTTGTAAGAAACTTTCGGGcccgtctcgctttcacaattgCCAGAAATAGTATAGTACCTAGTTGATTTTTGACTCCCAGATGTAATGTAAGCAATTCCGAGTTTAAAGTCCGACCAGCATAATATTTAGAAAGAACAAGAATTTtgttgtactttaaaaaaaaaactactcccgcattaagaaatttatcCTTATGTCGAAAGGaatttccacaaacattcaagtcacatactcaaagacacccagactccggacaagcatttgtggatcacacaaacgcttgtcttgcactgatcgaacccgcgacacgtcgtgggTTAGgtgtggtaacctcaaccactcgctTATATCTGCAGTCACATCTATATTCATGTATACAGGACCCTAAAGGTAAAAATCCGAATTACAAGCCAATCAAGAAACTCATGGTGGCAAACAGAGGAGAGATTGCCATCCGAGTGTTCAGAGCATGTGCCGAGATGGGGATCCGGTCGGTGGGCATCTACAGCGAGCAGGATAAGCTGCAGATGTTCAGGTATGTTTACATAAAAGGTTTATTAAGGAGTGCTCATGTGAATATCAGTTTAGAGGCAGTGGGATACCGTgaccccggtacacgaagggcaaaggaagggtTATAGATAGTAGGAGTCTGACATTCCCTTCCGCTCAAACCAAAGCGTCATTAGACGATTTTCCGTCCGAGAAAAAACAAAGTATCCAGGCAGTGGAAGACTCTAACAATGAGCCTTTAAATACAGTTGGGTAGTTAATCTCCTTTGTCCTAGCAATCGCAACAATCTTACGACCATATTCAACTAACTATCCATTGACTCATTTTTCTTCTAGAGATTGAACtatgacacattttttttatggagATGGATTCAAAATTCCGCCATGCTTTAATATTATTGCTCAGATGTTTTTACAGTAAAAGAAATGTCTACCCGAGAAGATACCACAGCAGtgaatacaaaaagaaataggACTAAGCTATTTTTGTGCATACAATCCCTTGAAACATTTACTAATTGGACACTTAACTCAACAGACAAAAAGCCGATGAATCATACATAGTTGGTAAAGGTCTGAAGGCTGTGGAGGCCTACCTCAACATCCCTGATATCATCAGGATAGCTAAAGAAAACAATGTGGATGCCATCCACCCTGGTTATGGGTTACTATCAGAAAGGTAACGGAGCTATGGCTTATGATATAATAACTTAAAGAGTAAGGTAACATAGGTAGTACAGTAAACTAGTAGTTATTAAATGTACTGAGGAAATGAGGATCAGAATCCAGGAGATAAATGTAGACTATTGACCGGATAAGGAGTGTTGACAATCGTTGTCGAGGATGATGCACAACGACGATTGAGAATAAGAAGAAGAATAGAATTTAACGTACCTAGCAATCAAGTATAGTTTAGTATGATCATGAAAACATTAAAGTGCAGACATGGGTGCTTGGATCATCCTGTTTGCCAAAAAAGTAACAAGATTAATATTCTATCTACATGAAATAGCACCAGAAATTATAAAAAGCAAAGTAGTCTactaattcaaatttattttgaccTATATTGGCCTACTAAACCTGACACAATGTTATCACATTTGTCATTTCTAACTCCAGATCAGAATTCGCTAAAGCGGTCGTCGATGCAGGGATACGGTTCGTCGGGCCCCAACCGTCTGTAGTAAAGCAGATGGGTGACAAAGTCGAAGCTAGAAAAATTGCCATTAACGCCAGTATGTTTAATTCATTCTACGTTTCATTGTTCTTTAAAATTGTGACCCAGACAATAAAAGCCTAGATCAGATTGAGAAATTAGCATTTAGTTCATCTGGATAACACTCGCACGTAGaattaacctatttttttttatttgtaaatgttatattatatacGTTTGTGAAACCATGCGCTAGGCCaatcggcccattgtgcgtatAGTGGCTTTGGGAAGCTGTCAGTCCGGGAAGTATATATGTAACGTGTAATTCACAGAGCTTCCAATTATACCCGGTACGGACGGGCCCGTCACAACTAAGGAAGAAGCTTTAGCTTTCTGCCAAAAGCATGGACTTCCTGTAATATTCAAGGTATGTTTCTAACTAACGAGATGTTTTTTTCAGACTACCTTTTTAGTTAAGGTATGACAGTAGAACAACATATGAAGTCCGGGAAAATCAGTACACAGGGTACTGGTGATCAAAAGATAGGATGGTTTGATTTGTGAAAAAATCCAATTTCTAGGCCGCGTTCGGCGGTGGTGGTCGCGGTATGCGAGTGGTGAAGGATATGAAAGATGTCCCTGCCTTCTTTGAGCGAGCCTCGTCCGAAGCAAAAGCGGCTTTCGGCAACGGGTCCATGTTCATCGAGAGATACCTCGAAAGGCCCAGGCATCTTGAGGTGCAAGTTTTGGGtaagtacaatattaattacctataataaaaatacttacctacATACTTACTTCTAAGCATGTAAGATCAAACCACTTACCGTCGGGTTGCGTCTGGTTTTTTAAAGAACCTATTCGATTGTCTTTTTGTTCATAGTCCATGCTGACCCGCTTTTTTTGGTTTGACTGGGTAATCCTCATGGTCCCTTCCTCAGGGGAACGGGTAGTctcagactcttactgaataAACTGGAACCGCCGTGAGTCGCCCAAATACGGTCAGTGTAAGGTATTGCATAGCAATTCATTATGCACTGACCCCGGCTTTTTCGCTTAGCTAAGGCATGACATAATTAAATGAATGGTGTTCTTATAACAGGTGACAAGGCTGGCAATGTGGTGCATCTATTCGAGCGTGACTGCTCTGTGCAGAGGCGACATCAGAAGGTCGTGGAGCTTGCGCCGGCACCACATCTCGATCCTCAGGTAGCTACGTAACTATACTTCTATGAAAACCAACAAGAATATAACCTATAGTAAACATGTCAAAATTCAGTTTTTGGTTTTTGCGCTATTATACATTAACAGCAGTTACCTCTCCAAACCACCCATCAAAACGTTTCTTAActcgttttttttatgttttcaaaaataaaacatatttatttgtactttttttaaaaattcccctagtaaataatttgattcttGTGCCGCTCagagtttcaaaaacattcagaTGACTTGCACAAAAACaaccagactcaaaacaagtaTTCCTGGATCACACGAATGCACTATGACTTCGTGatctcaaccacttggctatccatcCCTACAGTCGCTTAAAGacaatgtatataaatattttcagatcAGAAAGAAGATGACGGATTACGCGGTGCACTTGGCGAAGTCGGTGCGATACGAGAACGCGGGCACTGTGGAGTTCCTACTGGATGAGAAGGGTAACCTGTACTTCATGGAGGTTAACGCTAGGTGAGCTGTAAAAAACGATTACGTAAGTCCAGTGAATTGTAGGTTTTTCTTCTCAAGGATTATTGCAATAATATCGGAGAATTGTATTTGAagtgctcgtggctaagctataactgcattaAGTTGATCGgtcgcaggttaagctacgcgGTCAGCCCGTAGATGGATAACCATCCTTGTCATGCCGAGTCCTTGATTTAAATAACTAAGGGGCCTTcttattttgattgaatttttattttaaataattaaaaatattcataatgaACTGAACTTTAATTGAAATTGTATATCCAGGTCcttcaacaaattatttatttgagtattatTATTGGTTTGTTTAAGTGACGCTATATTTGCAATTTTCCTCATGAAATCCTCTTGAGTACCAGTCACCAATTTCGCCGCTTTTAAAACCTGTGCGTATTATAACATAAgccaaataattaataaagaaacatgCCCGCAGGTTGCAAGTAGAACACACTGTATCGGAAGAAGTAACCGGCGTTGATTTAGTGCAATCTCAAATACGTGTGGCTGAAGGCAAGACTTTACCTGAGATCGGTCTAGTACAAGACAAGATAAAAGCACAAGGTTTCGCTATACAATGCAGGGTGACCACAGAAGATCCCACAAATGATTTCCAACCTAGCACGGGAAGAATCGAGGTGTTCAGGTGAGTTCGACTTTGAGTATGTTCGTCGTAAGGTTCATTTTGGAATAGCTCTGATATTAGACTGACTCAAGACAAGATAggcaaaaatattgtatgttgAACCATGTGCTTGAGGAAAGTACTACTGAGGACTTCAGCGAACAACTTCCAACTGACGTGGCGCTGTTCAGTGACGGAGGGATTAAATACCAGCAGTTGCTAGAAAATGAGCTCTTCCAATCCACTTCTCTGACGGCATGTTcagaaattccttttttttttgaacaCGAAACACGTATGAATAAAGTGCTATCTGCCTTCAGGTCTGGTGAAGGTATGGGTATCCGACTGGACTCAGCAGCGACTTACGCCGGCTGCGTGGTTTCTCCGTTCTACGACTCGCTTCTTGTTAAGGCAAGTGTTGCTTTTCGTGATAAGTAACTTCTTAAAGTAGATGACTACCGATACACCCGATAAGACCTCGTGGCTGCAAAGGAGTAGGGTATACGTAAcaatctatttatataaaactagctgttgcccgcgacttcgtccgcttggttagaacatataagttatgatttagacctgccctgttttttccacattttccattgtatcttcgctcctattagtcgcagcgtgatggtatatagcctaaaaccttcctcgataaaaggtatattcaacacaaaagcccgttcaaacaaacaaactcttcagctttatatattagtataggtaaATATGGATTTGATACGCGTGTAATGTGTGTATAATATTTGgtatgtcttttgtttttcttcttaatcGTACTAACTAGGAATCATTGCCTGAATTATAGGTGATCTCGCACGCACCAGACCTGCCATCGTCATGTGCTAAGATGAGCAGAGCACTGCGCGAGTTCCGTATCCGAGGAGTGAAGACCAACATACCCTTCTTACTGAACGTACTTGAGAACGAGAAGTTCATTACTGGTAAGTAGGAAAACAAGGTTCTGCGGTAgcttaatataaaacaaaggaGCAATAAGAAACTATAAAACCCCCCGTTTGTATAAGAAGGaaacttgtgtcgcgggggtttcacaaacattcgagtcacataTGTACACAAGATACctagacttagaacaagcattcgtggaaatgcttgtcctacgcagggatcaaCCCGCGACTCGtagcgctcagtgggtttggcgtgatgatctTAACCACTCGGGTATTCGTGCCAACATATAAGCGGATATATAGATGAAAAATCATAGTTTTTAATGcaccaacattatttttttaaactgaaaatattccattttttcaATAGGTTCCGTCGACACATTCTTCATCCCCGAGAACCCATCGTTATTCGTCTTCAAGAAGTCTCAGAACCGAGCCCAAAAGCTGCTGCGCTACCTCGGACAAGTCCTGATCAACGGACCCTCCACCCCCTTGGCCACTAAAGTACCGCCGGCTGACGTCAAACCTTTCATTCCCGAAATAACAGCGGGTAAGTCATGAATAAAGTTTAAAGGAAGAATTCGTGACACAGAACGGGCAATATAACATTTGGTGTTCAACAGGGCAAGCATCTCACGCGCACACACTCAAACAGCCCCGTCACACTTCCAGACACACCTTCACATCCTCTCTCACACAAACCCTCTCTTACGTACATACGGCCTTTTACACACACACtcactctctctctctctctctctcacacacacacacacacacacaattatCTTATCTTTTGTCCGCAATTCTTTTGTTAAGATAATTAATTGCTTAGTTGTATCGGTCAGGAGCGGAGTTTTCAACTAAAGGCATTTATTATGCTTAAATGAGACTCCAAGACATGGATTGTGAAccatattgatattaaaataaactttaattaaactgttacattttatttttataaaagaaagcaTAATATGCATCGTTAACGTGGAGTGAACGTTGGGGTATATTTcagattgttatttgttttattttccgtCACTTGCCGAGCCGGCCCGAATTCGTTCGGGACataacaatcaatcaatcaaataatatatttgatctAAGTTTCTTCTTTTTTCAGATTATGGTAAACCAGGTGAGTAcagttttctattaatttttcgtttcatttatcttaattgtaaaaattgaattttggtattgttgaataaaacattatttctggTTGTAGAAAGTAACAAGTGTTTTAGTAGGTAGCTAATTAGtttggaattattttttgttatttagttgAATTGGTagcaaaatattgaatttatataaGGTCAATAAGACAATGGCCATAaagagaacctcgtgaaagctgAAGAAgagtatttaattttcttacattattaaatattattgacataataataatatacaattcgtatctttgaaaatgtttttgtattccACAGAGGATCCGTGTAAATTCCTATGTCCGAAGCGAAAAAAGAAGGATGACCCGATTGGTTAGTAACAACACTAGAttctaatttctttaaaaaaaaaacacgattccccgcaataaggaatttattaTTGTGTCGCGTtggatttacaaacatacaactcacatgctcaaagacacccagactcagaacaagcattcgtggatcacacaaatgcttttcctacgcggatcgaacccgtgacacgacgcgcacagtggctttggcgtcgtgacctaaaccactcggctatccgtgcagtctgcattaacataacatttaaataatggaaaacaattttaacgaATTTTCCATTTATCCATTCCTACTACGATTATTATAAGAATTGACTAAAATAATTCAGGGAGGAGAGCCCCTTGCCTGCAGTGGGACTCTATTAATGATAATTGACGACCATTACAtgaaatttgacatttaatccTAACCCTTTGAGCAGTCATTCCAGTGATTCCCCCTCCACCAAGAGGATTCAAGCAGATCATAAAAGAAGGCGGTCCTAAGGCATATGCGAAGGCCGTACGCGAACACAAGGGTCTGCTTATAATGGACACCACATTCAGGGATGCCCATCAGTCCCTGTTAGCGACCAGAGTTAGGACCCACGACTTGCTAGCTGTGGCGCCGTACGTCGCGCACAACTTCAACATGTTGTATTCCATGGAGAATTGGGGTGGAGCCACTTTCGATGTTGCTATGAGGTGAGTTTTTTCGTagactaaataaaaatgcttaaatgaTACAGTTTTTACTTACCATTATCAAAGTCCTTCACTTGACTCAGTACTCTGAAAGTTGATGACAGCCTTTAATATAAGgtcagttttaaaacatttccgtttatttttaaaagagttgaAAAGCTAGTATTAGAGTAATTcacaaatgataaataaacttaaacatatatttccaaatatgtacatacataatattgtactaattttgaattgttattCACAACTTTTGATTGATTTACTTTGCAGGTTCCTTCACGAGTGTCCGTGGGAGCGGTTGCGCGAGATGAGGCGCTTGATCCCCAACATCCCCTTCCAGATGTTGTTGCGAGGATCCAATGCCGTCGGCTACACCAACTATCCTGACAACGTCGTCTTCAAGTTCTGTGATTTGGCAGTAAGTATATTGTTGTGATAATGGCAAGAAGATGAAATTGGACCATTGCTCCAATCGacattttaagcttgtttatggcaagctcgtggctaagctacgaCTGCATAAGTTGGTCAATCACAGGTTGAGCTACGTTTGATACGGTCTGTCCGTGGATGTGCCTATGTCATAGCTAGGTCTTCcattcggaaggcacgttgtCAGACAATACGAGAAGAAGCGAgcaagtctgaaaaccagtttTACCCAGGGGGGATTGTGTTGCCGTCATATAGGCAGACACGTTACATCTTGTATTATAGGTACACTGACAAATCTAATTACCTCAATCAAAACTCTATTTTCTCCCTTTTTTTCTAACTCTCAGGTCAAAAACGGCATGGACGTCTTCCGAGTATTCGACTCTCTGAACTATCTCCCGAACTTGATCCTCGGTATGGACGCGGCTGGCAAGGCGGGCGGTGTGGTCGAAGCCGCTATCTCTTACACCGGTGACGTGGCAGACCCCACCAAGAAGAAATACAACCTTAAGTACTATGTGGACCTCGCTGATGCACTGGTGAAGGCGGGAACCCATATTCTATGCATTAAGGATATGGCGGGAGTGTTAAAGCCTCAGGCAGGAAAGTAAGTTATTACTTTTGAGTTGATGCATCTTTTAATTTGACCTGGCTAAAGGGATAGTATATACTTTTGGAGTTCCCGCAATCCAGGCATACATATGGATTGAGTAAAccgcttttaaaattaataaattttaaaacggcaaatagaacaatgtttttggtttttaattcgTTATTTTTTCCCAAAGGCTACTAATTAGCGCGATTCGTGATCGCCAACCAGACGTCCCAATCCACGTTCACACCCACGACACATCGGGTGCCGGTGTGGCCGCCATGTTGGCGTGTGCTGAAGCCGGAACTGACGTAGTGGATGTCGCTGTGGACTCCATGTCGGGCCTTACCTCACAGCCCAGTATGGGCGCGCTCGTCGCCTCGCTGCAAGGGAACAAACTGGACACCAGTCAGTATATAGGGCAAAAGCTAATTTTCAAGTATTATTGAGAAACTTGGCTGACGTTGCTAGCGAGGTTTGGCCGTATAAATTCTTTCTAGCAAATTTCTGGCGTGCAAAAGCATTTCctacataaaaatagaaatcaaaagaaaattagCGGTGTAAAAACCCTTATCAATCagggctatgaaaaatattgtcaaaaataagCATATGAAATTGCATAAAAATCGGCCAAGCCTCTTGGAAGAGTATGGTTATTAACGTGAGAATAGTAGAATTtactattttctttctttaatcTCTTACATGCTTCGCTTGATTTTACCATTATCCTACGTCAAAGTCACTTAACATACTATTCGATTATCCAGTCACCTTTTTAGCAACTCAAACGATTCTCAGCAATATAATCTCGCATTTGTAGTAGTCTCACTCTTTTAACACCTAAATCAAATCTCTTCCACAGAAATCCCTCTTGCAAAGATATCAGAATACTCAGCGTATTGGGAACAGGCCCGCACGTTGTACGGTCCCTTCGAGACCGCAGTAACAATGAAGGCCGGTAACGCTGACGTATACCAAAACGAGATTCCCGGTGGACAGTACTCTAATCTGCAATTCCAGGCCTTCTCACTGGGCTTGGGTAACCAGTTCGAGGAAGTCAAGAAAGCTTATAGGTAAGATTATGAGATAGGAACATGAGATATATACTTACTGTCAGACACGAAACTgaaaagaggaaatatttgttcTACGCACGCGTGTCACTTAGAAAGCGGTGATAGTCGGAAAAAAAATTACGATAAAAAGGGATACTTATTACACTCTTTTCTTGACCAAATATGTCATTTTGTCATTCTGGATTGCTCATACGTCAATCATTGTTGTGTCTCGCATGGGAGCAAGCAACGGTGACTCGTATGagttgtgtaaaaataatgtttaaatgatatatataattagatattttttttaatgttacttacatatttttatgtaatacgtaattaagaaaattttatttttccaaaccGTGTATAGTGTTCCCAATTaggtgtataaaataaaaacaaattcgaaatattaattacagGGAAGCCAACCAGATTCTAGGCGATATCATCAAGGTGACACCTTCGTCCAAGGTGGTGGGTGACCTCGCGCAGTTCATGGTGCAGAACAAGCTGTCTGCAGCCGACATCCAGAAGCGCGCGCCGGACTTGTCCTTCCCCAAGTCTGTTGTGGAGTACCTGCAGGGAGCCATCGGTATCCCTCATGGAGGATTCCCGGAACCGCTCAGGTATAGGCGTACAAACAAGATCCCATTCCTCTAAAAACTTGAACTTGAGAAAAATCAAACAATACTATACAGAatcagaaaagtattttttttttgagaaccaCGAAATCCGTTCCGTTTTGGGAATTTTGATCCTGTTTGTCCAAATATGCTCGCGATATCGCTGCGCTATATCGCTGCGATCTTTACACGGTTTCTTCGTTATGGTGTTGCATGTCGttatatattcaaatttatagCACTTCGCGAATTAAGAGAATGATTGAAAGTCTAATTTTGCCGGACAAGCACAAATacgcaatttattttcattttcagccAACCAATTTGTAAATCTGTCTATAGTAAcaaggtattttatttacaggaCACAAGTACTGAAGGACAAGCCTAAATTCACAGACAGGCTTGGCAAGGCACTGCCACCATTGGACTTGGATAAATTGAAGAAGGACCTCCTAAAAGTGTTTCCAGACGTAATCAAACCATTTATCTTAAGCTTTCAGAAGTCAAAACGCTTCATAAAATTAATCTGGCGTAGAGATAGTGTTATTGTCATAAAAGTATTGTCTTGGAAGTAGTATGCTCGTATTCAAAACAAGGTGTTAGGCTTAATTGGTAATGACATTAGGTAGAGcctaaatagaaaaagaaaatacttcgaATAATGCTCCTTTTCAATagtgttaaaattttacagCAATAAATCTTCttctatataaaaatgaattgctattCGTTAGTGTCGCTAAAACTCGAGCACGGCTGAATCGATTTGGCTTACTTTAGtgttgaaatattcgtgaaagtccagggaaaGTCTAAAATGGTGATAAAGCCATTGTACcttaacattgtatgtattaagaatcactgctgctattccatggtgtacaatgaAG containing:
- the LOC113503835 gene encoding pyruvate carboxylase, mitochondrial-like, producing MQILKAFTLKASTSQFQAWSNAKGRTVSTCSAGGNDPKGKNPNYKPIKKLMVANRGEIAIRVFRACAEMGIRSVGIYSEQDKLQMFRQKADESYIVGKGLKAVEAYLNIPDIIRIAKENNVDAIHPGYGLLSERSEFAKAVVDAGIRFVGPQPSVVKQMGDKVEARKIAINAKLPIIPGTDGPVTTKEEALAFCQKHGLPVIFKAAFGGGGRGMRVVKDMKDVPAFFERASSEAKAAFGNGSMFIERYLERPRHLEVQVLGDKAGNVVHLFERDCSVQRRHQKVVELAPAPHLDPQIRKKMTDYAVHLAKSVRYENAGTVEFLLDEKGNLYFMEVNARLQVEHTVSEEVTGVDLVQSQIRVAEGKTLPEIGLVQDKIKAQGFAIQCRVTTEDPTNDFQPSTGRIEVFRSGEGMGIRLDSAATYAGCVVSPFYDSLLVKVISHAPDLPSSCAKMSRALREFRIRGVKTNIPFLLNVLENEKFITGSVDTFFIPENPSLFVFKKSQNRAQKLLRYLGQVLINGPSTPLATKVPPADVKPFIPEITADYGKPEDPCKFLCPKRKKKDDPIVIPVIPPPPRGFKQIIKEGGPKAYAKAVREHKGLLIMDTTFRDAHQSLLATRVRTHDLLAVAPYVAHNFNMLYSMENWGGATFDVAMRFLHECPWERLREMRRLIPNIPFQMLLRGSNAVGYTNYPDNVVFKFCDLAVKNGMDVFRVFDSLNYLPNLILGMDAAGKAGGVVEAAISYTGDVADPTKKKYNLKYYVDLADALVKAGTHILCIKDMAGVLKPQAGKLLISAIRDRQPDVPIHVHTHDTSGAGVAAMLACAEAGTDVVDVAVDSMSGLTSQPSMGALVASLQGNKLDTKIPLAKISEYSAYWEQARTLYGPFETAVTMKAGNADVYQNEIPGGQYSNLQFQAFSLGLGNQFEEVKKAYREANQILGDIIKVTPSSKVVGDLAQFMVQNKLSAADIQKRAPDLSFPKSVVEYLQGAIGIPHGGFPEPLRTQVLKDKPKFTDRLGKALPPLDLDKLKKDLLKVFPDLDDQDVMSVAMYPKVAKSFFRMRDQYGPLTKLDTRSFLAGPTIGEIIEVEIERGKTLDIKTVAVSEKMTSGGEREVFFELNGQLRSVFIKDETATKKMTIHPKADKSDPNQLGAPMPGTVIAIKVKEGQRVEKGHPIVVLSAMKMEMAVQAPKAGTVKKISIKKGMKVEGQDLICIIE